The bacterium genome has a window encoding:
- a CDS encoding HAD hydrolase family protein, whose amino-acid sequence MLDREEARARAATIQAILLDVDGTLTDGGIYFFEDGRQALRFHVRDGMGLVAARRAGLVVGIVSGRDVPAARRRAEDLKLDEIHLGISDKKAAVEEILARRGLAWEQVCFIGDDVMDLPPMTAAGLGVAVADAHPEVQAGADWVARRGGGHGAVREIIDLILAARARR is encoded by the coding sequence GTGCTCGACCGCGAAGAAGCCCGCGCCCGCGCGGCGACGATTCAGGCGATCCTTCTCGACGTGGACGGCACGCTGACCGACGGCGGGATCTACTTCTTCGAGGACGGCCGGCAGGCGCTGCGGTTCCACGTCCGCGACGGGATGGGGCTCGTGGCCGCCCGCCGCGCGGGGCTCGTCGTGGGGATCGTCTCCGGCCGCGACGTGCCGGCCGCGCGCCGCCGCGCCGAGGACCTGAAGCTCGACGAGATCCATCTCGGGATCTCGGACAAGAAGGCGGCGGTCGAGGAGATCCTCGCCCGCCGCGGCCTCGCCTGGGAGCAGGTCTGCTTCATCGGCGACGACGTGATGGACCTGCCGCCGATGACCGCCGCGGGTCTGGGGGTCGCGGTCGCCGACGCGCATCCCGAAGTCCAAGCCGGCGCCGACTGGGTCGCGCGCCGCGGCGGCGGCCACGGCGCCGTGCGCGAAATCATCGACCTGATCCTCGCCGCCCGCGCCCGTCGCTGA